From Phaeodactylum tricornutum CCAP 1055/1 chromosome 23, whole genome shotgun sequence, one genomic window encodes:
- a CDS encoding predicted protein — protein MSPCSVVLFCCVVVVVVGSNGIVHGFTSVPPSSSPPLLRVVKGGIRTHRPSLSPLSPHSYNHGSRRPLRMLLPANDSASHTRRVATRPTRLLRPTSGSSKGYPSRKFRVLSLAGRPDNNNDNDSKERRQFMLDPVTQTFDHVTKSVQESVENARTRLEQLLRFLPAPLRNFYRAFFEKLHAWKGFLVSFTAGAFLATAAIIYPIYASVESLSQPVTLFETILGDLEQAYVEEVDTNKLFETGIAAMLRSLDPYTEFEAAQEAVALTESIEGRYGGVGLVIAGTPRAAAEPKSNANQLLPAAAQSDTASQEDTERNRNTMSNVMTEEEEDEYMDRKEQRKALEKARKQGIRVVTAFEGYAFDYGLRVGDKLLAIDDKPLTADTTVEDVRNMLRGQPGTLVSIEFNRDGVDDVQTVTMPRAVVRLRDVKLATLVGSPRDGIGYIQLSGFTSNAGAEMRQAITYLQQRTLDATNGDKSLQGLVLDLRGNPGGLLTSAVDVASLLVPNGSDIVSARGRGFPGMLYRSRVDPILNPNTKLAVLVNGQTASAAEIVAGAVQDLDVGVIVGADRSFGKGLVQNVEELPFNTALKFTVAKYYTPSGRCIQGVNYKGGGGLKEENGGYIASKVADADRKVYYTKAGRMVRDGGGVEADYKIEAPKASALEVTLLRSGMFNEYAAEWSKTHMLTNNFAVDEDIYRNFIAFVDQKQKTGDIELDALYSRPLSDLKKALKRSGYKGAEKEVEVLQANIVREVQKDFDKYRKDIKEDISQGILARYLPESMLIERGMKNDAQVEAAIKLVANKNTFDKILAQGNTAERMGGANSLNMASGASAQSTSGVRATIQW, from the exons ATGGTAGTCGGCGACCACTCCGTATGCTTTTGCCTGCGAACGATTCCGCGTCTCATACTCGTCGAGTCGCGACACGCCCGACACG ACTTCTCCGTCCGACGTCGGGGTCGTCCAAGGGGTATCCGTCCCGTAAATTTCGGGTGTTGTCCCTCGCCGGACGtcccgacaacaacaacgacaacgactcGAAAGAGCGTCGCCAGTTTATGCTCGATCCCGTCACCCAAACCTTCGACCACGTGACCAAGTCCGTGCAAGAATCGGTCGAGAACGCCCGGACGCGTCTCGAACAGCTACTCCGCTTCCTACCCGCACCCCTCCGCAATTTCTACCGCGCCTTCTTCGAAAAACTCCACGCGTGGAAAGGATTCTTGGTTAGTTTCACTGCCGGAGCCTTTctcgccaccgccgccattATTTACCCCATTTACGCTTCCGTAGAATCACTATCCCAACCCGTCACACTCTTCGAAACCATACTCGGCGATCTGGAACAAGCCTacgtggaagaagtcgacaCCAACAAACTCTTCGAAACCGGAATTGCCGCCATGCTCCGGTCACTCGATCCCTACACGGAATTCGAAGCTGCCCAAGAAGCCGTGGCACTCACGGAATCCATCGAAGGCCGCTACGGTGGTGTGGGTCTCGTCATTGCCGGAACACCGCGGGCCGCGGCCGAACCGAAATCCAACGCCAACCAACTACTGCCCGCCGCCGCACAATCCGACACTGCCAGTCAAGAAGATACCGAACGCAATCGGAATACCATGAGTAACGTCATgaccgaagaggaagaagacgaatacATGGATCGCAAGGAACAACGCAAGGCTCTGGAGAAGGCACGCAAACAAGGAATCCGGGTAGTCACCGCCTTTGAGGGGTACGCCTTTGATTACG GCTTACGCGTCGGCGACAAGCTCTTGGCGATTGACGATAAGCCTCTCACAGCGGATACGACGGTCGAAGACGTCCGCAATATGCTCCGTGGACAACCCGGAACCTTGGTAAGTATTGAGTTCAACCGAGATGGCGTCGATGACGTACAAACCGTTACCATGCCCCGTGCCGTTGTTCGCCTCCGGGACGTCAAACTCGCCACCCTCGTGGGAAGTCCCCGGGACGGGATCGGCTACATCCAATTGAGTGGCTTTACCTCCAACGCCGGTGCCGAAATGCGTCAGGCCATTACGTACTTACAGCAACGGACACTGGACGCGACCAACGGAGACAAGAGTTTACAGGGACTCGTTCTCGATTTGCGGGGCAACCCCGGTGGCCTTTTGACGTCGGCGGTAGACGTAGCGTCCCTGCTCGTCCCGAACGGCAGTGACATTGTGTCGGCCCGCGGACGGGGCTTTCCCGGAATGCTCTACCGGAGTCGGGTGGATCCCATTCTGAATCCCAACACCAAACTGGCGGTGCTCGTCAACGGACAAACGGCGTCAGCGGCCGAGATTGTGGCCGGGGccgtccaagatttggatGTGGGCGTCATTGTGGGTGCGGACCGCAGTTTTGGCAAAGGGTTGGTGCAAAACGTGGAAGAGTTACCTTTTAATACGGCACTCAAGTTCACCGTAGCCAAGTATTACACACCCAGTGGCCGGTGTATTCAAGGCGTCAACTATAAAGGAGGGGGTGGCCTCAAGGAAGAAAATGGAGGATACATTGCCAGTAAGGTGGCCGACGCTGATCGCAAGGTGTACTATACCAAAGCGGGCCGCATGGTGAGAGACGGCGGCGGTGTGGAAGCGGATTACAAAATTGAAGCTCCCAAGGCTTCGGCCCTGGAAGTGACGTTGCTGCGATCGGGAATGTTCAACGAGTATGCCGCGGAATGGAGTAAAACACACATGCTGACCAACAATTTTGCCGTGGACGAAGATATTTACCGAAACTTTATTGCCTTTGTCGATCAAAAGCAGAAAACTGGTGACATTGAGCTGGATGCGCTGTACAGTCGACCGCTATCCGATTTGAAAAAGGCTCTTAAACGGAGTGGATATAAGGGTGCCGAAAAGGAGGTGGAAGTGCTACAGGCCAACATTGTTCGGGAAGTCCAAAAGGATTTCGACAAGTATCGAAAAGATATTAAAGAAGATATTTCCCAAGGCATTCTGGCCCGATATCTTCCGGAGAGTATGTTAATTGAACGAGGTATGAAAAACGACGCACAGGTGGAGGCAGCGATCAAGCTGGTGGCCAACAAGAATACATTCGATAAGATTCTCGCGCAAGGAAACACGGCCGAGCGCATGGGGGGCGCCAATAGTTTGAATATGGCATCCGGCGCCTCTGCACAAAGCACTAGCGGTGTACGAGCTACTATCCAATGGTAG
- a CDS encoding predicted protein, translating to MAPMVGASDFAFRCLCRQHGVDLTYTQMIHAKNLLGDNTFSKSHLDMHEHRSLPPELKPFTNGPLMVQLAGNSVDMVLRAAQYVLDQTDGKVDGFDLNCGCPQGIARKGRYGAFLMEEDTDLVCRILSALRQELPANIAVSAKIRLPVTDEMLVARMPKLLDTGVDFMTIHGRTLHENKTKVRGVHTDRIRLAIETVHKQRPGFPIVANGGVEHMPDVANLQARTGAVAVMSSESLLEFPNIFSIDTRKLTPRQILEQQIGFARDYLGWCRVYPPLPGVAGNGGSFNAIKGHLYKFLHRYLQEFPELRDEMTYMTTLQQSIDF from the exons ATGGCACCCATGGTGGGCGCCAGTGACTTTGCCTTTCGCTGCCTTTGTCGACAACACGGGGTCGATCTCACCTACACGCAAATGATTCACGCCAAAAATTTATTGGGGGACAAcaccttttccaaatcccatTTGGACATGCATGAAC ATCGTAGTTTGCCCCCCGAGCTGAAACCCTTCACAAATGGTCCCTTGATGGTACAACTGGCTGGTAATAGTGTGGATATGGTCTTGCGAGCGGCTCAATACGTGCTAGATCAGACGGACGGCAAGGTGGATGGTTTTGATCTCAACTGCGGCTGTCCGCAGGGTATTGCCCGCAAAGGTCGCTACGGCGCTTTtttgatggaagaagacaCGGATCTGGTTTGTCGCATTCTCTCCGCACTACGCCAAGAACTACCCGCGAACATTGCCGTATCGGCTAAAATCCGCTTACCAGTCACGGATGAAATGCTCGTTGCTCGGATGCCCAAACTGTTGGATACGGGCGTCGACTTTATGACCATACATGGTCGGACCCTGCACGAAAATAAAACCAAGGTTCGCGGCGTCCACACCGATCGGATTAGATTAGCTATCGAGACGGTCCATAAGCAACGGCCTGGGTTCCCCATTGTGGCCAATGGTGGTGTCGAGCACATGCCAGACGTGGCCAATCTACAAGCTCGTACCGGTGCCGTGGCTGTCATGTCCAGTGAATCCTTGCTGGAGTTCCCCAACATTTTTTCCATCGATACGCGCAAGCTGACCCCGCGACAAATTCTGGAACAGCAGATTGGATTTGCACGCGATTACCTGGGCTGGTGCCGGGTGTATCCTCCTCTACCGGGAGTCGCGGGCAATGGAGGTTCTTTCAACGCTATCAAAGGCCATCTATACAAGTTTCTCCACCGGTATTTGCAGGAATTTCCGGAGTTAAGGGACGAAATGACGTACATGACGACGCTGCAGCAGTCCATTGATTTT
- a CDS encoding predicted protein (unknown function; unknownn protein), producing the protein MSEMNVSCSHKIAFGYEERNTEKMVEKSSFLKPVLIKEKSLTLKDAAQQLPRARKSIHRQNAPQFPPKLLRLNQGSSSSLYCNLSDDEEDSIRLSFTEEENVSSTSSPPKLLRLNQGSSSSLYCNLSDDEEDSTRLFFIDEEKNSSSQSSITPKLLRFNRGSSSSLYCNLSKNEEDSTGLFSVDEENNSSISSLEKLWDRFSSFSTYASGHQAGSQGSTDCIVSLTQAQVVKRACVFELDTTSCDKCVASYKIRRTAPRSTTRRQGNVKTPGSASASRGRVNPRRRLPSRSGPRLKTIKTHEATMERCHSSNGITNREELRWASKISHMAERLQVLENYNSRMRGEITRMSNPNNNANVEANTAPSPRRQEVLQLSGVTVAATSVKKQTHSQWNRFVPAVLKSEHSGRYSVPELSHTIMPRCA; encoded by the coding sequence ATGAGTGAAATGAATGTCTCTTGTAGCCATAAAATTGCTTTTGGTTACGAAGAGCGCAACACCGAGAAGATGGTAGAAAAAAGCTCTTTTCTAAAGCCCGTTTTGATAAAGGAGAAGTCTCTTACGCTAAAGGATGCTGCACAGCAATTGCCAAGAGCGAGGAAAAGCATTCATCGTCAGAACGCACCGCAATTTCCTCCGAAACTTCTCAGATTAAACCAAggatcttcgtcttccttgtACTGCAACCtatcggacgacgaagaggactCAATCAGGCTCTCTTTCACCGAGGAAGAGAATGTCTCTTCTACTAGCAGTCCGCCTAAACTTCTAAGATTAAATCAAGGATCTTCGTCCTCCTTGTACTGCAACctgtcggacgacgaagaggactCAACGAGACTCTTTTTCATTGATGAAGAAAAAAACtcttcttcacagtcaagcattACGCCGAAACTTCTCAGATTTAATCGAGGATCGTCATCCTCATTGTATTGCAACCTGTCGAAAAATGAAGAGGACTCTACTGGTCTTTTTTCCGTcgatgaagaaaacaacTCTTCCATCAGCAGTCTTGAAAAATTGTGGGACAGATTTTCCTCTTTCAGCACCTACGCGTCGGGCCATCAAGCTGGAAGCCAAGGCTCTACAGATTGTATTGTGTCTTTGACCCAGGCCCAGGTTGTGAAGAGGGCTTGCGTCTTTGAACTTGATACAACATCTTGCGACAAGTGTGTTGCATCCTATAAAATCAGAAGGACAGCGCCGCGTAGTACAACCAGGAGGCAAGGAAATGTAAAGACTCCAGGATCTGCATCCGCGTCTCGTGGGCGGGTTAATCCTCGTCGCCGACTACCCTCCCGTAGCGGGCCAAGACTGAAGACCATAAAGACACATGAGGCGACGATGGAGAGGTGTCATTCGTCCAATGGTATTACGAATCGAGAAGAGCTGAGATGGGCAAGTAAGATTAGCCACATGGCAGAACGACTACAAGTATTAGAAAACTACAACTCACGAATGAGGGGGGAAATAACACGTATGTCCAATCCAAACAACAACGCAAATGTCGAAGCAAATACTGCTCCATCCCCGCGTCGCCAAGAGGTTTTACAGCTTTCTGGTGTAACTGTAGCAGCTACTTCGGTAAAGAAGCAGACGCACTCCCAGTGGAACCGATTCGTTCCAGCTGTTTTAAAATCGGAGCATTCTGGACGATACAGTGTACCAGAATTAAGTCACACGATAATGCCCCGCTGTGCCTAA
- a CDS encoding predicted protein gives MDLGFGNSNQVVGGTAAKVILQTTKAQEQAVQQEIDRYDALLQDDDALEDLRAKRLHQMKKAQEQRQKWQAAGHGTYTELGAGHDSRDVGRDFFEASKQSERLVVHFYRPSTRLCDIFHAHLAKLAPRRMETRFVKVNVENCDKEGGGASFLVERLGIVVMPTIVIVKDRKAVHHIRGFDELGGTDDFSTSALEYVL, from the coding sequence ATGGACCTTGGTTTTGGAAATTCAAATCAAGTCGTTGGTGGAACAGCGGCCAAGGTGATCCTACAAACGACAAAGGCCCAAGAGCAGGCGGTACAGCAGGAGATCGACCGCTACGATGCTTTGTTGCAAGACGATGATGCACTCGAAGACCTCCGTGCAAAGCGCCTTCATCAGATGAAGAAAGCTCAAGAGCAGCGTCAAAAATGGCAGGCAGCGGGGCACGGAACCTACACTGAATTGGGGGCCGGGCATGACTCGCGCGACGTAGGTCGTGATTTCTTTGAAGCCTCGAAGCAGTCAGAGCGTCTCGTTGTGCACTTTTACAGGCCTTCAACGCGCTTGTGTGACATTTTTCACGCTCATCTTGCAAAACTAGCGCCCAGACGTATGGAAACCAGATTTGTAAAAGTCAACGTGGAAAACTGTGATAAGGAAGGCGGAGGAGCATCCTTCCTTGTGGAACGTTTGGGTATTGTCGTCATGCCAACTATCGTTATTGTAAAAGACCGCAAAGCGGTTCACCACATTCGAGGATTTGACGAGCTTGGAGGAACGGATGACTTTTCCACCTCTGCTCTGGAATATGTTCTC
- a CDS encoding predicted protein, translating into MVHEIGQLLGLVLGAIVFCPSRLHAFQPAASHSGNRLRRLHSTAVNQLEVDIAKLKRVLKKEYVSFFDPMETQFYSPSVSFIDPMTSFTGVENYKRNVDMLAARTSMGKFLFKDAGIVLHSVEGGALKSDGSIEDICTRWTLRLTAKILPWSPTARFSGISVYQVKAGGRKGVEIIKQSDFWDSINIQEGGTYKEVNKGLAISDFLSQLKPEDLAAPSAGAELPYQLLRRGNGYEVRRYPSHNAVEINYERRDDGFSMLGSFTNGMEPLAPALMAIPCAGSKTMMWPLDFAAPGSDYPPKPAAALEKANDGLWNDCRIVTVPEKVVAVRLFSNASVEPVVRQADKELRDVCLRDGIGIPLSSESLLQFAQYDAIFSMGKRRTEVWIDLEDSSHPWSHNQ; encoded by the exons ATGGTACATGAAATTGGTCAGCTTCTGGGACTTGTCCTGGGAGCGATAGTTTTCTGTCCAAGTAGACTGCACGCATTCCAGCCAGCTGCCTCGCACTCGGGAAATCGCTTGAGACGTCTCCATTCTACAGCAGTAAATCAGCTTGAGGTAGACATAGCCAAACTGAAGAGGGTTCTGAAAAAGGAATATGTTTCGTTCTTTGACCCAATGGAAACCCAGTTTTATTCGCCATCGGTATCTTTCATCGACCCCATGACGAGCTTTACAGGTGTCGAAAACTATAAACGTAATGTGGACATGCTTGCTGCACGAACCTCAATGGGAAAGTTTCTTTTCAAAGACGCTGGTATTGTTTTGCACTCGGTAGAAGGCGGAGCTTTGAAATCTGACGGCTCAATTGAGGATATATGTACTCGATGGACTCTTCGATTAACAGCTAAAATCTTACCATGGAGTCCAACTGCTCGCTTTTCTGGAATATCAGTATACCAAGTCAAGGCAGGTGGGAGAAAAGGTGTTGAGATAATCAAACAAAGTGATTTCTGGGATTCCATCAATATCCAAGAGGGTGGCACCTACAAAGAAGTCAACAAAGGCCTCGCCATTTCTGATTTTTTAAGCCAGCTGAAACCTGAGGATTTAGCTGCGCCCTCAGCTGGAGCCGAGCTTCCCTATCAATTATTGCGCCGAGGGAATGGCTACGAAGTTCGACGTTATCCCAGCCACAACGCCGTCGAAATCAATTATGAGCGACGGGATGATGGTTTTAGTATGCTTGGATCCTTTACGAACG GGATGGAACCATTGGCGCCGGCTTTGATGGCCATCCCTTGCGCTGGATCCAAAACGATGATGTGGCCTTTGGATTTTGCTGCTCCCGGAAGCGACTACCCACCCAAACCTGCAGCCGCGCTCGAAAAAGCTAACGATGGCCTATGGAATGATTGCCGTATTGTCACGGTGCCGGAAAAGGTAGTCGCCGTGCGCCTTTTTTCGAATGCGAGTGTCGAGCCAGTCGTTCGGCAAGCCGACAAGGAGCTTCGGGACGTTTGTCTACGGGACGGTATCGGAATACCTCTTTCGAGTGAATCGCTGTTGCAATTCGCACAATACGATGCAATATTCAGTATGGGAAAGAGAAGAACGGAAGTTTGGATCGACCTAGAGGATAGTAGCCATCCTTGGTCTCACAATCAGTGA
- a CDS encoding predicted protein, producing MLSGIMRNENSEQETSTRDIAATADKDGLATKQTSEQGTTPEGGNTKLMEQQTTPVNDDKILEKDDPPPEIIPDPFQPIPVHIETTIRMTLACFAAYSLAVADLPSIIPSTQSWIIGILGPTIVMRLPTVLATLGGIGLCYTILFFGLASITVMLYAVTVSDGFFIAVVAIWSLWIAPLRVGSLAKLTWVVAPVLAAFVGIIGLDLHRVVRDGINLKLSSELIQDLIQELAPGAMGTLPTSELVASLQEINLEALVQSQLDDATLLARAAGALDNLTAFLDLVREGILLLIQLLSESGQQQGAIAVTIPLGLFEGRDVFLSLSEDRDLFISLEGGAYLIRLFWTAGVMNPIAVFPNFIVAGTWAILCVALSPLLPPFRKTRFLIARRILPQVLYDAAWYIQGSSMDEFEGVDQRKTADIVAIHRRLVLASTSLRSGTVAAATAFEPRCFANVGTMPRFSVQNVATKALAFRAIGFPDCLENRQAAKQAFRGTARALQKLQSHDTLDLQKVQVQETKMWNFEKDIEMIRSTTDNWIQSMTASEKNISLKEGITNSLKCGAMWFALPVALLWRVLQTPFIPIQIVQGKYKTTMAKIFHCIKFAFGFTLLAIFSVYWESYREIDVSSPSQQTNFELVVGTPPSSFAGWELLAYSFATMPTAEGTIKKCVMRVVGTCCGGLSAWLLILAVGDNPYGTVAWLTGTAALGILLSVEKDESARFGQSRDFGYAGFYFVLTQSVIVFDFRVGLGSRNELVANRIAANLLGIGMACVLAMIPPRVLGARPEYADQLLTKISQSLDQTMLLAIDEPPSEKYTELRITHEEEASLLYSTATYLLEDANRLSKFPIFKVDHQLEELMLELVTTSCILSIWWDYIARLISEDEKTSHKWQTAFKAVFELSLHVCVTSKTDVTGSVLDEEHRFLANAFAVVKRRLETHARVIKQIREMS from the exons ATGCTTTCTGGGATCATGAGGAATGAGAATTCCGAACAAGAGACCAGCACAAGAGATATTGCAGCTACTGCTGATAAAGATGGACTTGCTACAAAACAGACTTCGGAACAGGGGACCACTCCAGAGGGCGGAAATACAAAATTAATGGAACAGCAAACAACTCCTGTAAACGACGACAAAATACTAGAGAAGGATGATCCACCACCGGAAATTATACCGGATCCCTTTCAACCCATTCCTGTCCACATTGAAACCACGATTCGGATGACGCTGGCTTGCTTTGCTGCCTATTCGCTTGCCGTTGCCGATCTTCCCTCTATCATTCCATCCACTCAATCGTGGATCATCGGCATACTGGGCCCGACGATCGTGATGCGCTTGCCCACGGTTTTAGCAACGCTCGGGGGTATCGGATTGTGCTACACGATCCTTTTCTTCGGTCTCGCTTCCATTACCGTCATGCTCTACGCAGTAACCGTATCTGACGGTTTTTTCATCGCGGTGGTTGCTATTTGGAGCTTATGGATCGCGCCGTTGAGAGTTGGTTCGTTGGCCAAACTTACGTGGGTAGTTGCACCGGTACTAGCGGCCTTTGTTGGAATCATCGGTCTCGATCTGCATCGCGTTGTACGGGACGGAATCAACCTCAAACTATCCAGTGAGCTCATCCAAGACCTCATACAAGAGTTGGCTCCAGGAGCCATGGGAACTCTGCCAACTTCTGAGCTGGTGGCGAGCCTTCAAGAAATCAATCTGGAAGCACTGGTCCAGTCGCAGCTTGATGACGCTACCTTGCTTGCCAGAGCTGCTGGTGCATTGGACAATCTTACTGCCTTTTTGGATCTGGTTCGGGAAGGGATACTGTTGCTGATTCAATTACTTTCGGAAAGTGGACAGCAGCAGGGGGCAATAGCGGTTACCATTCCTTTGGGCCTTTTTGAAGGGAGAGATGTGTTTCTCTCGTTGTCGGAAGACAGGGACTTATTCATATCACTGGAGGGCGGGGCATATTTGATACGGTTATTCTGGACAGCAGGTGTCATGAATCCGATTGCAGTCTTCCCCAATTTTATCGTGGCTGGTACGTGGGCGATTCTTTGCGTCGCTCTGTCACCACTTCTCCCACCATTTCGAAAGACGCGTTTTCTCATTGCAAGAAGAATCTTGCCTCAGGTGTTGTATGATGCCGCGTGGTATATCCAGGGGAGTTCGATGGACGAATTTGAGGGAGTTGATCAAAGAAAAACAGCAGACATAGTAGCCATTCACAGGCGATTAGTGCTTGCGTCTACCTCACTGCGCTCTGGTACCGTTGCCGCGGCAACCGCGTTTGAACCACGGTGTTTCGCGAATGTAGGAACCATGCCACGAT TTTCGGTCCAGAATGTTGCTACAAAGGCATTGGCCTTTCGAGCCATCGGATTTCCAGATTGCTTGGAAAATCGCCAGGCGGCAAAGCAGGCATTCAGAGGTACTGCTAGAGCATTACAAAAGTTGCAAAGTCATGATACGCTCGATTTACAGAAAGTACAAGTGCAAGAAACCAAAATGTGgaatttcgaaaaagacatTGAAATGATTCGTTCAACAACGGATAATTGGATTCAATCCATGACTGCAAGTGAGAAAAATATATCTTTGAAAGAGGGCATCACAAATAGTCTGAAATGTGGTGCAATGTGGTTCGCGCTACCCGTAGCATTACTATGGCGTGTACTCCAAACTCCCTTTATTCCTATCCAGATCGTTCAAGGCAAATACAAAACGACCATGGCAAAGATTTTTCACTGCATCAAATTCGCATTCGGTTTTACACTTCTGGCCATCTTCTCGGTTTATTGGGAAAGCTATCGTGAAATTGACGTATCCAGCCCATCCCAACAGACAAATTTCGAGCTTGTCGTCGGCACCCCTCCGAGCTCGTTTGCTGGTTGGGAGCTG CTAGCATATTCATTTGCGACGATGCCTACAGCCGAGGGAACCATAAAGAAATGCGTGATGCGAGTCGTGGGCACGTGCTGTGGTGGCCTTTCGGCGTGGCTCCTTATTCTAGCGGTTGGGGACAATCCTTATGGAACTGTCGCCTGGCTAACAGGTACAGCAGCGCTGGGGATCTTGCTTTCAGTGGAAAAGGACGAATCGGCAAGGTTTGGCCAATCTCGAGATTTTGGGTATGCCGGTTTCTATTTCGTTCTGACACAATCAGTAATTGTGTTCGACTTTCGTGTCGGCCTCGGAAGTCGAAACGAGCTCGTTGCGAATCGAATCGCAGCAAATCTTCTCGGAATCGGTATGGCTTGTGTTCTTGCCATGATACCACCGAGAGTATTAGGCGCCAGGCCTGAATACGCAGATCAATTGCTCACAAAAATTTCACAATCTCTTGATCAGACAATGCTCTTAGCAATTGACGAGCCCCCCTCAGAAAAATATACTGAGCTTCGAATCACTCACGAAGAGGAAGCAAGTTTGCTGTACTCCACCGCAACGTATTTACTTGAGGATGCAAATAGACTTTCGAAATTCCCGATTTTCAAAGTAGACCATCAGCTAGAAGAGCTGATGCTAGAACTGGTCACGACGTCCTGCATTCTTTCTATTTGGTGGGATTATATTGCCCGACTGATATCCGAAGATGAAAAGACGTCACATAAGTGGCAAACTGCTTTCAAAGCGGTTTTCGAATTATCCTTACACGTTTGTGTCACTTCGAAAACAGATGTCACAGGGAGCGTGCTCGATGAAGAGCACCGTTTTTTGGCGAATGCGTTCGCAGTTGTTAAACGTCGACTGGAAACGCATGCTCGAGTAATAAAGCAGATCAGGGAGATGTCTTGA
- a CDS encoding predicted protein produces MVKKITPFFVSPAIRIFILVSCATAFQPKAFHAIDINPTNHLFGRSNGTPNRNECAMSFNSADPKKELSVGFIGCGTIASAIATGLALQDKVSVTNIAVTKRSEAKSSALQKSFGDLVSIHEDAQELVDQSDVVFVTVLPEQASQVLQEVTFDSTRHSLVSLVSTSTLDDLISDSGLPAENVSKMICLPAVAKLKGVSLVVPKQNHNPILLQMLESLGGYVECETLHQMNAMMVPTGMMGSFYGLLRNNRDWLVQQGVQASDASYFVAKQYMSMMEDAVESCVDPSRFDDLVEEQTPGGLNEQGLANLSQQGVFQSYNQIMDALLSRLEGRSDGSLTEK; encoded by the exons ATGGTCAAGAAAATTACGCCGTTCTTTGTTTCTCCAGCTATCCGAATTTTTATTCTGGTTTCGTGTGCCACTGCGTTTCAACCGAAGGCTTTTCATGCCATTGACATCAACCCGACCAATCACTTGTTTGGCAGGAGTAACGGGACGCCGAATCGCAACGAGTGCGCCATGTCGTTCAACTCCGCAGACCCCAAAAAGGAATTGTCGGTAGGCTTTATCGGCTGCGGGACGATTGCCAGTGCCATTGCGACCGGCTTGGCCCTGCAAGACAAGGTATCGGTCACAAACATCGCCGTTACCAAACGATCGGAAGCCAAGTCTTCTGCCTTGCAAAAGTCCTTCGGTGACCTCGTTTCGATACACGAGGATGCGCAAGAGTTGGTGGATCAGTCGGATGTTGTATTCGTAACTGTTCTACCTGAGCAGGCATCGCAAGTTCTGCAAGAAGTTACCTTCGACAGCACTCGACATTCGCTGGTTTCTCTGGTGTCCACCAGTACACTGGACGACTTGATCAGTGACTCTGGATTGCCCGCCGAAAATGTATCCAAGATGATAT GTCTCCCCGCCGTGGCTAAACTCAAGGGCGTTTCACTTGTAGTACCGAAACAAAACCACAATCCCATTCTACTACAAATGCTGGAAAGCTTAGGGGGCTACGTTGAGTGCGAAACACTACACCAGATGAACGCAATGATGGTCCCCACCGGCATGATGGGGAGCTTTTACGGTCTGTTACGGAACAATCGTGACTGGCTTGTGCAGCAGGGTGTGCAGGCCAGCGATGCTTCCTACTTTGTTGCGAAACAGTACATGAGCATGATGGAAGATGCCGTCGAATCTTGCGTGGATCCGTCACGTTTTGACGATTTGGTAGAAGAACAGACCCCTGGAGGTTTGAACGAACAGGGTCTGGCGAATCTATCGCAACAAGGAGTCTTTCAATCGTACAATCAAATTATGGATGCTCTTTTGTCTCGCTTAGAAGGTCGATCGGACGGATCGTTAACTGAGAAGTAA